From a single Fusarium fujikuroi IMI 58289 draft genome, chromosome FFUJ_chr03 genomic region:
- a CDS encoding probable low-affinity hexose transporter HXT3, translating into MAPSFLTVHFDDQNPNSEKGKEAGARRSLAGLDYSPLPRITPRSFLLATFVSMGGLLFGYDTGQISGFLEMPDFLDRFAQTNSKGEKAFSTVRSGLIVALLSIGTLMGALIAAPVADRIGRKYSISGWTWIIAIGFIIQISSDRDWVQIMMGRWVAGLGVGALSLLVPMFQGETAPPWIRGAMVCCYQLFITMGIFLAACFNYGTVTHHPDSSASWRIVIGVGWVFTLVLGIGILFLPDTPRFDYRNGKVDRARETLCKVYGATPNHWAIHTQMEEIESKLRAESHVKQNPVQEFVGMFKAPRMAYRIFIGMSLQMFQQLTGANYFFYYGTTIFQSVSINSYKTQIILNTINFLVTFIGLYIVEHYGRRKSLIAGSTWMFICFLIFASVGHFSLDRNDPTKTQGAGIAMIVFACLFILGFATTWGPMIWTIMAEIFPSRYRAKGMALSTASNWLWNFLLAFFTPFITKDIDFRYGYVFAGCNVLGGLLVYFFVIEGQGRTLEEIDTMYLEKVNPIKSAKWVPPPPEEMSRIRKQAGTDLETAVPAASSDDETLARPSGVTDGGMGHHKEEHAGTTHRE; encoded by the exons ATGGCGCCGTCCTTCCTCACTGTTCATTTCGATGACCAGAATCCAAACTCTGAAAAGGGAAAAGAGGCTGGTGCGAGGAGGTCTCTCGCTGGCCTTGATTACTCGCCTTTGCCTCGCATCACGCCCCGATCTTTCCTCCTAGCTACCTTTGTCTCCATGGGCGGTCTTCT CTTTGGTTATGACACAGGCCAAATCTCAGGCTTCCTCGAGATGCCAGATTTTCTCGATCGTTTCGCCCAGACAAATAGCAAGGGAGAAAAAGCATTCAGCACCGTCCGCTCAGGCCTCATCGTAGCGCTTCTCTCAATCGGTACGCTCATGGGCGCACTAATCGCAGCGCCTGTGGCCGACCGCATTGGAAGAAAGTACAGTATCTCTGGCTGGACGTGGATCATTGCTAttggcttcatcatccaGATTTCCTCAGACCGGGATTGGGTGCAGATCATGATGGGCCGATGGGTCGCTGGTCTCGGAGTCGGCGCCCTGTCGCTCCTCGTTCCCATGTTCCAGGGCGAGACTGCACCGCCGTGGATTCGAGGTGCAATGGTTTGCTGCTATCAGCTCTTTATT ACGATGGGTATTTTCTTGGCTGCGTGCTTCAACTACGGCACTGTAACGCACCATCCCGACAGCTCAGCATCCTGGCGCATCGTCATCGGCGTCGGCTGGGTCTTCACTCTCGTTCTCGGCATTGGAATTCTGTTTCTGCCCGACACGCCCCGTTTCGACTACCGCAATGGCAAGGTTGATCGCGCGCGCGAAACCCTCTGCAAGGTCTACGGCGCGACGCCAAATCACTGGGCGATCCATACTCAaatggaagagatcgagTCCAAGCTCCGCGCCGAGAGTCACGTCAAGCAGAACCCTGTTCAAGAATTCGTCGGCATGTTCAAGGCGCCGCGCATGGCCTATCGTATTTTCATCGGAATGTCGCTTCAGATGTTTCAGCAACTCACTGGTGCGAATTACTTCTTCTACTACGGCACTACCATCTTTCAGTCTGTGTCTATCAACAGCTACAAGACGCAGATTATTCTGAACACGATCAACTTCTTGGTTACGTTTATTGGATTGTATATCGTTGAGCACTACGGTCGGCGCAAGTCGCTTATTGCGGGAAGTACTTGGATGTTCATCTGCTTCCTTATCTTTGCATCTGTTGGTCATTTCTCACTCGATCGCAATGATCCTACCAAGACGCAGGGTGCGGGTATTGCTATGATCGTCTTTGCTTGTCTTTTCATTCTGGGCTTCGCTACGACTTGGGGTCCTATGATTTGgaccatcatggctgagatCTTTCCCTCGCGATATCGTGCCAAGGGCATGGCTCTCTCAACAGCTAGCAATTGGCTTTGGAATTTCCTCCTCGCTTTCTTCACGCCTTTCATTACGAAAGATATTGACTTCCGATACGGATACGTCTTTGCGGGATGTAACGTCCTGGGCGGTCTGCTCGTCTACTTCTTCGTCATTGAAGGACAGGGACGTAcccttgaggagattgataCCATGTACCTTGAAAAGGTGAACCCTATCAAGAGTGCCAAGTGGGTTCCTCCCCCTCCTGAGGAGATGTCGAGGATCAGGAAGCAGGCTGGTACGGACCTCGAGACTGCTGTTCCTGCGGCGTcgagcgatgatgagacgCTTGCGAGGCCGTCGGGTGTTACTGATGGTGGAATGGGACATCATAAGGAGGAGCATGCTGGAACTACGCACCGAGAGTAA
- a CDS encoding related to pentafunctional arom polypeptide, with protein sequence MSDMSATVEPTSKGFAVCGYEKIEYDFEFLDGVFNTANPQLYQLYSPWGRCLAVMDLNIFNLYGNEMQRYFDHYGIPLTIHKTMIGEKAKSMDTLLSIVDSMTDFGIYRKEPVLVVGGGLVTDVAGFACAAYRRNTNYIRIPTTVIGLIDASVSIKVAVNYGRYKNRLGAYHAPSHTFLDFTFLRSLPVAQIRNGFAELIKISTCAHKDTYDLLEKYCEQLINTGFGRSDDATPEIKEVADKICRAGIHEMLKLETPNLHEIMLDRVIAYGHTWSPLHELVPETPLRHGHAISIDMAYSATLAHIRGLLSSEEHTRLLNLFSRAGLSMDHPQFDASLLEKATAAILKTRDGKLRAAVPINPMGDCVFLNDVSHDEMVAALEEHKKIMKSYPRQGAGLEAFVDSSDTGYTMNGAPVENGHAQNIPLNGVENAKLHASGPEGVDGLQQDSSSDDDYVVSSSKTNGNQDKGILSDLKEKANGIQTQIAKAVTVESQ encoded by the exons ATGTCTGATATGAGTGCTACCGTCGAGCCCACCTCCAAGGGTTTCGCTGTTTGTGGCTACGAGAAGATCGAGTATGACTTTGAGTTTCTCGATGGTGTTTTCAACACCGCCAATCCTCAGCTCTACCAGCTCTACTCCCCCTGGGGACGATGTCTGGCTGTGATGGATCTCAACATCTTTAACCTCTATGGGAATGAGATGCAGAGGTATTTTGATCACTATGGCATTCCTCTCACTATTCACAAGACTATGATTggtgagaaggccaagagcaTGGATACTCTGTTATCGATTGTTGATTCGATGACTGATTTTGGTATTTACCGAAAGGAGcctgttcttgttgttggtggtggtcttgTCACTGACGTTGCTGG CTTTGCTTGTGCTGCGTATCGTCGCAACACCAACTACATCCGCATCCCCACCACGGTCATCGGTCTCATAGATGCCTCAGTCTCCATCAAAGTCGCCGTCAACTACGGCCGCTACAAGAACCGTCTTGGTGCCTACCACGCCCCATCTCACACATTCCTTGACTTCACCTTCCTCCGCAGTCTCCCCGTAGCACAGATCCGCAACGGCTTTGCAGAGCTGATTAAGATCTCTACTTGTGCCCACAAGGATACttatgatcttcttgagaagtaCTGCGAGCAGCTGATCAACACTGGCTTTGGACGATCTGATGATGCTACTCCTGAGATTAAGGAGGTTGCTGATAAGATCTGCCGTGCTGGTATCCATGAGATGCTGAAGCTTGAGACACCCAACTTGCATGAGATTATGCTTGATCGTGTTATTGCCTATGGCCATACTTGGTCTCCTCTTCATGAGCTTGTACCTGAGActcctcttcgtcatggTCATGCTATCTCCATCGACATGGCTTACTCTGCCACCCTCGCTCACATCCGTGGTCTTCTCTCATCAGAGGAACACACGCGTCTTTTGAACCTCTTCTCCCGGGCTGGTCTCTCCATGGACCATCCTCAGTTCGATGCctctcttctcgagaaggCTACAGCCGCAATTCTAAAGACCCGTGACGGCAAGCTTCGCGCTGCTGTTCCCATCAACCCAATGGGTGACTGTGTCTTCTTGAACGACGTCAGCCACGACGAGATGGTCGCTGCTCTCGAGGAGcacaagaagatcatgaagTCTTATCCTCGCCAGGGCGCTGGTCTTGAAGCTTTCGTTGACTCTAGCGACACTGGATACACCATGAACGGTGCCCCTGTTGAGAACGGCCATGCCCAGAACATTCCCCTCAATGGCGTTGAGAACGCTAAGCTTCATGCCTCTGGTCCCGAGGGTGTTGATGGTCTTCAGCAAGACTCTAGCAGTGATGACGACTACGTCGTCAGCTCTTCCAAGACCAACGGTAACCAGGACAAGGGTATCCTTAGTGacctgaaggagaaggcgaATGGTATCCAAACCCAGATCGCCAAGGCTGTGACAGTTGAGAGTCAATGA
- a CDS encoding related to tetracycline resistance protein from transposon Tn4351/Tn4400: MPTKAPIAIIGAGPSGLTLARLLEINSIDYIVYERESPEPKFTNQGGTLDIHASSGHLALKEARLFDKFKSLARWDASRVFLQNPVGTVKAVFGEDRDAPEINRLQLRKLLLDSIPPQKIRWAHGVKSVEKGEKAVKHLIHFSNGTSASGFGLIVGADGAWSKVRPLLNSAIPDYSGKVFIEGSISHNNPSYTAALEHAGPGNMLAMGQHKIVAVQQLADRSYRFYMGMDAPEELYRRPLSHEDTEDIRQKLLSSPEFFADWAPKLREYLTNAEGPFHAWPLYRLPAWSVIWERVPGATLLGDAAHLATPLVGEGVNMAMLDALMLAKAIIKYCKNTSGADTEDSELESALTEYEEEMFERGQDYIRRCMAREAEFFSENAAEDFINMINRAKYNAEEDGK; encoded by the exons ATGCCTACCAAAGCACCTATTGCCATAATCGGAGCAGGACCCAGCGGCCTGACTCTCGCCCGGCTACTCGAGATCAACAGCATCGATTACATCGTCTATGAGCGTGAAAGTCCAGAGCCGAAGTTCACCAACCAAGGAGGAACTCTAGACATCCACGCCTCCTCAGGTCATCTTGCCCTCAAAGAAGCTCGGTTGTTTGACAAATTCAAGAGCCTTGCTCGATGGGATGCATCTCGTGTGTTCTTGCAGAACCCAGTCGGAACAGTCAAGGCTGTATTTGGGGAAGACCGCGATGCTCCCGAGATTAACAGGCTGCAACTTCGGAAATTATTGCTTGACTCAATCCCACCCCAGAAGATTCGCTGGGCTCATGGTGTAAAGTCTGTTGAGAAAGGTGAAAAGGCGGTTAAGCATCTTATCCATTTTTCCAATGGAACTTCTGCATCTGGCTTTGGTCTTATCGTTGGCGCAGATGGAGCGTGGAGCAAGGTGCGCCCACTG CTTAATTCGGCAATACCCGATTACTCTGGTAAAGTTTTCATTGAAGGCAGCATATCCCATAACAACCCAAGCTATACTGCCGCACTGGAGCACGCAGGTCCAGGGAACATGCTCGCAATGGGACAGCATAAGATTGTGGCCGTTCAGCAGCTAGCCGACCGTTCCTATCGATTCTACATGGGTATGGATGCGCCGGAAGAGCTCTATCGCAGACCTCTGAGCCATGAAGATACAGAGGACATTCGTCAGAAATTGCTATCTTCACCAGAATTCTTCGCAGACTGGGCTCCAAAGCTGAGGGAATATCTTACCAATGCTGAAGGTCCATTCCATGCATGGCCTCTGTATCGCTTACCTGCTTGGTCGGTCATTTGGGAACGAGTCCCTGGAGCTACCCTTCTTGGGGATGCTGCTCATCTTGCAACCCCGCTTGTGGGCGAGGGAGTGAATATGGCCATGTTGGATGCTCTCATGCTGGCGAAGGCGATAATTAAGTACTGTAAGAATACTAGTGGTGCAGACACCGAAGACAGTGAGCTGGAAAGCGCATTGACGGAAtacgaggaggagatgttTGAACGTGGCCAGGACTACATACGGCGCTGCATGGCACGAGAAGCTGAGTTCTTTTCGGAGAACGCGGCGGaggacttcatcaacatgatcaaCAGAGCAAAATATAATGCAGAAGAGGATGGCAAGTGA
- a CDS encoding related to tol protein — MSYCAVCQRSILYFFLDADARRGLKRALDLEPFSILEFAMYPSDYDDRLLHRFQHYDSISELQTSAISCELCSLMLPFLLESSIIDYNEAHFDTKFAVRRRGAIYLLPSAQHTSNWKNAETLPQPVYNRKSDFYFFDNLYKSGGYSHVWVEKRAIWATDHIKFEARVKTIQNWLGNCLTDHEECRVPEVRRPARFLVLHASVDDGDLRLVSTANLSQLNRIKYTALSHCWGSNTNHAARTTRENVHQKMTRISFHSLPKTFQDAIKVTRAIGIWFIWIDSLCIIQNDGDDWAMEASKMADVYRGSYLTLAASSSPDANGGLFLDCQTPAKAVNFSPELFPPEFEQKLPKSCLVRHPVASRAAILDGPLSKRAWVLQEQILSTRIIHFTNTQMFYQCTFGLNSEDDVISSRLSELPSLVEFKFDYSLKRPFLWFKWVTEFSARHLSFDSDRIPAMAGLIKHYEHISLQRPILGLWDGTFWIDLAWYGYTPASSKTRHSNDTFEGIPSWTWFSSKAKRIHNLFDDLCFLDGGHSPEENSKVKLIHHSCDWTGPPYASTLKGAELRISGSLKPVRLQHPTSASLPFLDGDNTFDSRQGSENGQPPGLLLYLDSVKMDLDQDRLFLLRLFTANVKDSISDLDDFVLLLREESHNNNTVFRRLGAGYLARPQPEPFILFSTTHLSCLDEPMDEESLDELFKKPEAPPAFFDDAPVQEVILV; from the exons ATGTCGTATTGTGCGGTTTGTCAGCGCTCCATTTTGTACTTCTTCCTCGATGCCGACGCCCGTCGGGGTCTCAAACGTgccttggacttggaacCCTTCTCCATCTTGGAATTTGCGATGTATCCTTCGGACTATGATGATCGGCTTTTACACAGGTTTCAGCACTACGACTCTATTTCTGAGCTACAAACATCTGCAATTTCTTGCGAGCTATGCTCATTGATGCTTCCCTTCCTCCTCGAAAGCTCTATCATCGACTATAACGAGGCTCATTTCGACACTAAGTTTGCCGTAAGACGCCGAGGTGCCATTTATCTCCTTCCATCGGCACAGCATACGTCGAATTGGAAAAACGCAGAAACACTCCCTCAGCCTGTTTATAACAGGAAGAGCGACTTCTACTTTTTTgataacttatataaatcaGGCGGATATAGTCATG TTTGGGTTGAAAAACGAGCTATCTGGGCTACGGATCACATCAAATTCGAGGCAAGAGTTAAGACAATTCAGAACTGGCTTGGCAATTGCTTGACTGATCACGAGGAATGCCGTGTGCCAGAAGTTAGGCGTCCAGCACGGttccttgtccttcatgCGAGTGTAGATGACGGAGATCTCCGACTCGTCAGTACAGCCAACCTGTCCCAGTTGAACCGCATCAAATACACAGCTTTAAGCCATTGCTGGGGCTCAAATACAAATCACGCAGCTCGCACTACTCGTGAGAACGTCCATCAGAAGATGACACGCATCTCGTTTCATTCTCTTCCGAAGACCTTCCAAGATGCCATCAAAGTAACCAGAGCGATTGGCATATGGTTCATTTGGATTGACTCTCTCTGCATTATCCAgaatgatggtgatgattgGGCGATGGAGGCATCCAAAATGGCCGATGTCTACAGAGGAAGCTATCTGACTCTAGcagcttcctcatcaccgGACGCAAATGGAGGGCTATTTCTAGACTGCCAAACCCCGGCGAAAGCTGTGAACTTCTCCCCTGAGTTGTTTCCACCGGAATTTGAACAAAAGCTTCCTAAGAGCTGCTTGGTTCGTCATCCAGTAGCTTCAAGAGCTGCGATACTTGACGGACCACTCAGCAAGAGAGCATGGGTCCTTCAAGAACAGATTCTGTCGACTCGAATCATTCATTTTACCAATACCCAGATGTTCTATCAGTGCACATTTGGACTAAACTCAGAGGATGATGTTATCAGTAGCAGACTGTCGGAGCTCCCCAGCCTGGTGGAATTCAAATTTGATTACTCATTAAAGAGGCCTTTCCTTTGGTTCAAGTGGGTAACCGAGTTCAGCGCCCGTCATCTCAGTTTTGATAGTGATAGAATACCTGCCATGGCTGGTTTAATCAAACACTACGAGCACATATCGCTTCAACGGCCCATCCTAGGTCTTTGGGATGGCACTTTCTGGATTGATCTAGCCTGGTACGGCTATACACCAGCGAGCAGCAAAACTCGCCACAGCAATGATACGTTCGAGGG CATTCCAAGCTGGACCTGGTTCTCGTCCAAAGCCAAGCGCATCCACAACTTATTTGACGATCTGTGCTTTTTAGACGGAGGTCATTCTCCTGAGGAGAACAGCAAAGTCAAGCTAATTCACCATAGTTGTGACTGGACAGGACCTCCATATGCATCGACATTGAAAGGTGCGGAGCTTAGAATATCAGGTTCCCTCAAGCCTGTTAGGCTTCAGCATCCTACAAGTGCAAGCTTGCCCTTCCTCGACGGCGACAATACATTCGACTCAAGACAAGGATCTGAAAATGGGCAACCGCCTGGGCTGTTGTTATATCTCGACAGTGTGAAAATGGACCTTGATCAGGATCGGTTGTTTCTTCTCCGCCTTTTTACGGCCAACGTTAAAGATAGCATTTCGGACTTGGACGATTTTGTCTTGTTACTGCGAGAAGAAAGTCATAACAACAATACGGTATTTCGTCGACTGGGCGCGGGATATCTAGCAAGACCACAGCCTGAGCCGTTTATTCTGTTCAGTACTACTCATCTGAGCTGTTTGGATGAGCCAATGGATGAAGAAAGCCTCGATGAATTATTCAAGAAACCAGAGGCTCCACCCGCATTTTTTGACGATGCTCCTGTTCAAGAAGTTATACTAGTATAG
- a CDS encoding probable transcriptional regulator codes for MYIRAAHAEADLRVLRRLIHENPLGMLTTGIKSQTYSFLQSSHIPFLLDVKDESSETELGRLRGHLARQNPQSKAMIEHCTSTPSLKNYLEDEVLVIFTKPAHHYVTPKFYTETKAANGKVVPTWNYAAAQVYGKARIYYENNEETSSFLGQAISDLTDHNERGAMGYTAESQWKVSDAPEKYVELLKRNIIGIEIEVTKLEGKFKMSQEMGVGDREGVVKGFEVLGTDVADEIARVVKERGELKDQK; via the coding sequence ATGTATATCCGCGCCGCCCACGCTGAAGCAGACCTCCGCGTCCTTCGCCGTCTCATCCACGAAAATCCCCTTGGAATGCTCACAACCGGCATAAAATCCCAAACATACTCTTTTCTCCAAAGCAGTCACATCCCCTTCCTTCTCGACGTAAAAGATGAATCCAGCGAAACAGAACTCGGTCGTCTCCGCGGCCACTTGGCCCGTCAAAACCCCCAAAGCAAAGCCATGATCGAGCACTGCACCTCCACCCCCTCTCTCAAAAACTATCTCGAAGACGAAGTCCTAGTAATCTTCACGAAGCCAGCTCATCATTATGTAACGCCCAAATTCTACACCGAGACAAAAGCAGCGAATGGAAAGGTTGTGCCGACGTGGAATTACGCCGCGGCGCAGGTTTATGGAAAAGCGAGGATTTATTATGAGAATAATGAAGAGACTTCTTCGTTTCTGGGACAAGCGATTAGTGATCTTACGGATCATAATGAGAGGGGTGCGATGGGGTACACGGCTGAGAGTCAGTGGAAGGTGTCTGATGCGCCGGAGAAGTATGTTgagttgttgaagaggaatattATTgggattgagattgaggttaCCAAGTTGGAGGGCAAGTTTAAGATGAGCCAGGAGATGGGAGTTGGGGATAGGGAGGGAGTTGTTAAGGGCTTTGAAGTGTTGGGGACAGACGTTGCTGATGAGATTGCGAGGGTTGTTAAGGAGCGTGGAGAGTTAAAGGACCAGAAGTGA
- a CDS encoding related to taurine dioxygenase, with the protein MSTTATITQQAERIVPLNVEANKYPEPLKVSGALDKFTFEESTPVIGREYPKVNLVDDIINAPNADELIRDLAITISQRGVVFFRAQDNLTDEQHKQLVHRLGQLTNKPKDSTLHIHPLLNSTNEFGVDDNEISVISSNVEFFQDRIKDRDDRKQGAASWHSDIQFEQYPADYTSLRLTKLPAGGGDTLWASGYELYDRFSDPYRKFFEGLTATFSGEGFLRARDARPDHYQVYEEPRGNPANVGDELKAIHPVVRTNPVTGWKSIFAIGNFPKRINELSERESREILESLYKRIEQNHDLQVRFRWRSPNDIAFWDNRSAFHSATNDYDGLGERTGHRAVGIGEKPYLDPNSLSRTEALKRA; encoded by the exons ATGTCGACTACTGCTACCATCACCCAACAGGCTGAGCGCATTGTGCCGCTCAATGTCGAGGCCAACAAGTACCCAGAGCCTCTCAAGGTATCGGGAGCCCTTGACAAGTTCACATTCGAAGAGTCAACCCCCGTCATCGGACGCGAATATCCAAAAGTCAATCTCGTcgacgacatcatcaacgccCCCAACGCCGATGAACTGATCCGCGATCTCGCCATCACCA TCTCCCAACGCggcgtcgtcttcttccgcGCCCAGGACAACCTCACAGACGAACAGCACAAGCAGCTCGTCCACCGTCTCGGCCAACTAACCAACAAGCCGAAAGACTCAACTCTCCACATCCAccctcttctcaacagcaccaaTGAATTCGGCGTAGACGACAATGAGATCAGCGTTATTTCATCAAACGTGGAGTTCTTCCAGGATAGAATCAAAGATCGTGATGATCGAAAGCAGGGCGCTGCAAGCTGGCACAGCGATATCCAATTCGAGCAGTATCCCGCTGACTACACGAGTCTGCGACTCACAAAACTCCCCGCCGGAGGTGGCGATACCCTCTGGGCTTCGGGATATGAATTATATGATCGATTTAGCGATCCCTACAGGAAGTTCTTTGAGGGCTTGACTGCTACCTTTTCTGGCGAAGGGTTCTTGAGGGCGCGAGATGCGAGACCGGATCATTACCAGGTTTACGAGGAACCGAGAGGAAATCCCGCCAATGTCggtgatgagctcaaggccattcaTCCCGTGGTTCGAACAAACCCAGTTACGGGATGGAAGTCGATCTTTGCGATTGGAAACTTCCCCAAGCGCATTAATGAGCTGAGCGAGCGCGAGAGTAGAGAGATCTTGGAGTCGCTCTACAAGAGGATTGAGCAAAACCATGATCTGCAGGTTCGCTTCAGATGGAGAAGTCCCAACGATATTG CATTCTGGGATAACCGCAGTGCATTCCATAGCGCGACGAATGATTatgatggtcttggtgaGCGCACGGGTCACAGGGCTGTAGGCATTGGCGAGAAGCCTTACCTTGATCCCAACAGCCTTTCGAGGACCGAGGCATTGAAGAGAGCTTAG